From a region of the Erythrobacter neustonensis genome:
- the fabI gene encoding enoyl-ACP reductase FabI, whose amino-acid sequence MNGLMAGKRGLIMGLANDKSLAWGIAKKLAEHGAQLAFSYQGDALAKRVIPLAAELGSDFTFECDVSSMDSLDAAFAALKERWDTIDFVVHAIGYSDKNELRGKYVDTSLDNFLNTMNISAYSLVAISQRAAAMMPESGGAILTLSYYGAEKVIPHYNVMGVAKAALETSVKYLANDLGPRNIRVNAISAGPIKTLAASGIGDFRYILKWNEYNAPLRRNVTIEDVGGAGLYLVSDLASGVTGETHHVDAGYHVVGMKQEDAPDIALA is encoded by the coding sequence ATGAACGGACTGATGGCAGGCAAGCGCGGCCTCATCATGGGCCTTGCCAACGACAAGTCGCTGGCGTGGGGCATCGCCAAGAAGCTGGCCGAACACGGCGCGCAGCTGGCCTTCTCCTATCAGGGCGACGCGCTGGCCAAGCGGGTGATTCCGCTCGCCGCCGAACTGGGCAGCGATTTCACTTTCGAATGCGACGTGTCGAGCATGGATTCGCTCGATGCGGCCTTTGCTGCGCTGAAGGAACGCTGGGACACGATCGATTTCGTGGTCCACGCGATCGGCTATTCGGACAAGAACGAACTGCGCGGAAAATATGTCGACACCAGCCTCGACAACTTCCTCAACACGATGAACATCTCGGCCTATTCGCTGGTGGCGATCAGCCAGCGCGCGGCGGCGATGATGCCCGAAAGCGGCGGCGCGATCCTGACGCTGTCTTATTACGGCGCCGAAAAGGTGATCCCGCATTACAACGTCATGGGCGTCGCCAAGGCGGCGCTGGAGACGAGTGTGAAATATCTCGCCAATGATCTGGGGCCGCGCAATATCCGTGTCAACGCGATCAGTGCAGGCCCGATCAAGACGCTGGCGGCAAGCGGGATCGGCGATTTCCGCTACATTCTGAAGTGGAACGAATACAACGCGCCGCTGCGCCGCAACGTCACGATCGAGGATGTCGGCGGTGCGGGGCTCTATCTCGTGTCCGATCTCGCCTCGGGCGTGACGGGCGAAACGCACCATGTCGATGCGGGCTATCATGTGGTCGGCATGAAGCAGGAAGACGCACCCGACATCGCGCTCGCCTGA
- a CDS encoding NAD-dependent epimerase/dehydratase family protein, producing MRTVLVTGSAGFIGYHLSALLLAEGFRVVGYDGMTDYYDVRLKQRRHQMLLQHPNFSCTEGLLEHFETLHALALAEKPDVIVHLAAQAGVRYSLENPRAYVEANLVGAFNVMECARELGVDHLLMASTSSVYGAETDMPFREAQKVDTPLTLYAATKKANEAMAHSYAHLWNLPTTMFRFFTVYGPWGRPDMALFKFTRGILEGTPIDIYNDGAMYRDFTYVTDLVRGIRLLIDAAPVRPESAEDIAEGDSLSPAAPYRVVNIGNGDKVRLLDFVEAIEAECGRAAIRNYLPMQKGDVPATWADAALLRALTGYAPQTPFREGVAQFVAWYREYYGV from the coding sequence GTGCGCACCGTCCTTGTCACGGGGTCTGCCGGGTTCATCGGCTATCACCTGTCGGCGCTGCTGCTGGCCGAGGGGTTCCGCGTCGTCGGTTATGACGGGATGACGGACTATTACGATGTCCGGCTGAAACAGCGGCGCCACCAGATGTTGCTACAGCATCCGAATTTCTCCTGCACCGAGGGGCTGCTGGAGCATTTCGAGACACTGCACGCGCTGGCGCTCGCGGAAAAGCCCGATGTGATCGTCCACCTCGCCGCGCAGGCGGGGGTGCGTTACAGCCTCGAAAACCCGCGCGCCTATGTCGAAGCCAATCTGGTGGGCGCGTTCAACGTGATGGAATGCGCGCGCGAGCTTGGCGTGGATCATCTGCTGATGGCCTCGACCTCGTCGGTCTACGGCGCGGAAACCGACATGCCGTTCCGCGAAGCGCAGAAGGTCGACACGCCGCTTACGCTCTACGCCGCGACCAAGAAGGCGAACGAGGCGATGGCGCATTCCTACGCGCACCTCTGGAACCTGCCGACCACGATGTTCCGGTTCTTCACGGTCTACGGGCCCTGGGGGCGGCCCGACATGGCGCTGTTCAAGTTCACCCGCGGGATCCTCGAAGGCACGCCGATCGACATCTACAACGACGGCGCGATGTACCGCGATTTCACTTACGTCACCGATCTGGTGCGCGGCATCCGGCTGCTGATCGATGCCGCCCCGGTGCGGCCCGAGAGCGCGGAGGACATCGCGGAGGGCGACAGCCTTTCCCCGGCTGCGCCCTACCGCGTGGTCAATATCGGCAATGGCGACAAGGTGCGGCTGCTCGATTTCGTCGAGGCGATCGAGGCCGAATGCGGGCGCGCCGCGATCCGCAACTACCTGCCGATGCAGAAAGGCGACGTCCCTGCGACCTGGGCCGATGCCGCGCTGCTCAGGGCGCTCACCGGCTACGCCCCGCAAACGCCGTTTCGCGAAGGCGTGGCGCAGTTCGTCGCGTGGTACCGCGAATATTACGGGGTGTGA
- a CDS encoding serine hydrolase domain-containing protein encodes MTLHKAALNRALGLAPALLALAACGAAAPAEAPLSDAAKAAVTKDAGAPKDQLARAIDDLFTAPGLGDTRAVVVMANGKLAAERYGPGYDKDTRFVSWSMAKTVTGVLIGMLVSDGLLALDAPAPVPLWQRQGDPRSEITLRHLLQMRSGLRHTEAGDPPYESSEVRMLFLDGRDNMAKWAEEQPLEAEPGKQFEYSSNTSVILADIATRALTTSTKPEARRKAVADYLQQRLFAPLGMTSMVPEFDASGTLIGGSLMHATARDWAKLGEFLRRKGAAPGGEQLVPQRWVEAMVTPSPRSPHYGFQIWLNRPVPGAPAGEHPLFPDRAPESVFSLIGHMGQYVLVSPRQRVTLVRLGHSDAAERPPMLQQAADVLELYPES; translated from the coding sequence ATGACCCTCCACAAAGCTGCCCTTAACCGCGCGCTCGGCCTCGCGCCAGCCCTGCTGGCACTTGCCGCCTGCGGCGCCGCCGCCCCTGCCGAAGCGCCCTTGTCCGATGCCGCCAAGGCCGCGGTGACGAAGGATGCGGGCGCGCCGAAGGACCAGCTTGCCCGCGCGATCGACGACCTGTTCACCGCGCCCGGCCTAGGCGATACGCGCGCGGTGGTGGTGATGGCGAACGGCAAGCTTGCCGCCGAACGTTACGGGCCGGGCTACGACAAGGACACGCGCTTCGTCAGTTGGTCGATGGCCAAGACCGTTACCGGCGTGCTGATCGGGATGCTGGTGTCAGACGGGCTCCTCGCATTGGACGCGCCCGCCCCCGTCCCGCTGTGGCAGCGCCAGGGCGATCCGCGCAGCGAGATCACGTTGCGCCACCTGCTCCAGATGCGCAGCGGCCTCCGCCACACCGAGGCGGGCGATCCGCCCTACGAATCGAGCGAGGTCAGGATGCTGTTCCTCGACGGGCGCGACAACATGGCCAAGTGGGCCGAGGAACAGCCGCTCGAAGCGGAGCCGGGCAAGCAGTTCGAATATTCGAGCAACACCAGCGTGATCCTCGCCGATATTGCCACGCGCGCGCTGACCACCAGCACCAAGCCCGAGGCGCGACGCAAGGCGGTGGCCGATTACCTCCAGCAGCGGCTGTTCGCCCCGCTCGGCATGACCAGCATGGTGCCCGAATTCGATGCCAGCGGCACGCTGATCGGCGGCAGCCTGATGCATGCCACCGCGCGCGACTGGGCCAAGCTTGGCGAATTCCTGCGCCGCAAGGGCGCCGCGCCCGGCGGCGAGCAACTGGTGCCGCAACGCTGGGTCGAAGCGATGGTGACGCCCTCGCCGCGCAGCCCGCATTACGGGTTCCAGATCTGGCTCAACCGCCCGGTCCCCGGCGCGCCGGCAGGCGAACACCCGCTGTTCCCCGACCGCGCGCCCGAAAGCGTTTTCAGCCTGATCGGCCACATGGGCCAATATGTGCTCGTCTCGCCCCGCCAGCGCGTGACTCTGGTGCGTCTCGGCCATTCGGACGCTGCCGAACGCCCGCCGATGCTGCAACAGGCGGCGGACGTCCTGGAGCTTTACCCGGAGTCTTAG
- a CDS encoding PhzF family phenazine biosynthesis protein, with amino-acid sequence MTQKIPYWHVDAFSDRPFGGNQAAVMVLDEWLPDDVLVKIGGENNFAETAFVVRDASGAADWELRWCTPTYEIALCGHATLASGHVLLTCDAEGQAMDRVTFRTRQSGILEVVRDGAGYELALPAIPCAPDTAARQAEAIALLGAAPFEVARSELGYNIYLFENAAAVRALAPDIRGLERLGSDQFICTAPGDATDIVSRVFVPGGGVDEDSVTGSAHAALTPFWAQKLGRTQFTAHQASTRGGDLTLRLAGDRAWLGGPCVTVVEGAFYL; translated from the coding sequence ATGACGCAGAAAATTCCATATTGGCACGTCGATGCCTTCAGCGATCGGCCTTTCGGCGGCAATCAGGCAGCGGTGATGGTGCTGGACGAATGGTTGCCTGACGATGTGCTGGTGAAGATCGGCGGGGAGAACAACTTCGCCGAAACCGCCTTCGTGGTGCGCGATGCGAGCGGTGCGGCCGACTGGGAGCTGCGCTGGTGCACCCCGACCTACGAGATCGCGCTGTGCGGCCATGCCACGCTGGCAAGCGGGCACGTGCTGCTGACCTGCGATGCCGAAGGGCAGGCGATGGACCGGGTGACGTTCCGCACCCGGCAATCGGGGATCCTCGAAGTGGTGCGCGACGGCGCGGGCTATGAACTCGCGCTCCCCGCGATTCCGTGTGCGCCCGATACTGCCGCGCGGCAGGCGGAGGCGATTGCCTTGCTGGGCGCAGCGCCGTTCGAAGTCGCGCGGTCGGAGCTTGGTTACAACATCTACCTGTTCGAAAACGCGGCCGCGGTGCGCGCGCTTGCGCCCGATATCCGCGGGCTCGAGCGGCTGGGCAGCGACCAGTTCATCTGCACCGCGCCGGGCGATGCAACCGATATCGTCAGCCGCGTCTTCGTGCCCGGCGGCGGGGTGGACGAGGATTCGGTCACCGGCTCGGCGCACGCCGCGCTCACCCCGTTCTGGGCGCAGAAGCTGGGCCGCACGCAGTTCACCGCGCATCAGGCGAGCACGCGCGGCGGCGATCTGACGCTGCGGCTGGCAGGCGACCGCGCATGGCTCGGCGGCCCCTGCGTCACCGTGGTCGAGGGTGCGTTCTATCTCTGA
- the pdxH gene encoding pyridoxamine 5'-phosphate oxidase translates to MSDTTPLDDAQLADSVLPAGADPFALFEEWFAAAQVGELNDPNAMALATASADGAPSVRMVLLKGHGAGENPEGMGGGGFTFFTNAESRKGEQIRANMQAALLFHWKSLRRQIRIEGPLVEVSPARADAYFHSRPYKSQVGSAASDQSRPLAQRQEYLDRVQQVWAAHEGEGQVPRPAHWTGFTLSPRRIEFWIDRDNRLHDRREFVRDGADGEWADTLLYP, encoded by the coding sequence ATGTCCGATACCACCCCGCTCGACGATGCCCAGCTTGCCGACAGCGTGCTGCCCGCCGGCGCCGATCCCTTTGCCCTGTTCGAGGAATGGTTCGCCGCTGCGCAGGTGGGCGAGTTGAACGATCCCAACGCGATGGCGCTGGCCACGGCCTCGGCGGATGGTGCGCCCTCGGTGCGGATGGTGCTTTTGAAGGGGCACGGCGCGGGCGAGAATCCCGAAGGCATGGGGGGCGGGGGCTTTACCTTCTTCACCAATGCGGAAAGCCGCAAGGGCGAGCAGATCCGCGCCAACATGCAGGCCGCCTTGCTGTTCCACTGGAAGAGCCTGCGCCGCCAGATCCGCATCGAAGGCCCGCTGGTCGAAGTCAGCCCCGCGCGCGCCGATGCCTATTTCCACTCGCGCCCCTACAAGAGCCAGGTCGGCAGCGCGGCGAGCGACCAGTCGCGCCCACTGGCACAGCGGCAGGAGTATCTCGACCGGGTGCAGCAAGTCTGGGCCGCACACGAGGGCGAAGGCCAGGTGCCGCGCCCCGCGCACTGGACCGGTTTCACGCTTTCCCCCCGCCGGATCGAATTCTGGATCGACCGCGACAACCGGCTGCACGACCGGCGCGAATTCGTCCGCGATGGGGCGGATGGCGAGTGGGCCGACACGCTCCTTTACCCTTGA
- a CDS encoding efflux RND transporter periplasmic adaptor subunit: MNYETTIRSEAGDEIAPEVSGARPLAAPAIPRWLIIGGLSVFGLLLAIAAWFVFVGKEPAPVADDNSQAPSVTVVTPGRTMVAGEFEAPGTLAARRPMPVGVVGEGGQVISVTVDAGDWVSQGQVLAVIDRSVQVRQAEAQAAQIDVARADANLAQANLDRALQLVARGFVSKADVDRLTATRDAAVARVKVAQAQLGEQRARNQRLNILAPASGYVLARAVEPGQTVGAGSPALFTIASGGEMEMLAQLSEEQLSKLSVGTAATITPTGSEQSFSGQIWQIAPVIDQTTRQGTARIALSFAPELRPGGFATARINSGSFSATVLPESAVLADTQGSFVYVVGKDNKATRRAVKTGAVTEQGLAITEGLNGTERVVLRAGGFLNPGETVNPQPLKK; encoded by the coding sequence ATGAATTACGAGACGACGATCAGGTCCGAAGCTGGCGACGAAATCGCGCCCGAGGTTTCGGGGGCGCGCCCGCTGGCGGCGCCCGCGATCCCGCGCTGGCTGATCATCGGCGGGCTTTCCGTGTTCGGCCTGCTGCTCGCGATCGCGGCATGGTTCGTGTTCGTCGGCAAGGAGCCCGCGCCGGTCGCCGACGACAATTCGCAGGCGCCCTCGGTCACGGTGGTGACGCCCGGCCGCACGATGGTCGCGGGCGAATTCGAAGCGCCGGGCACGCTCGCCGCGCGCCGTCCGATGCCCGTGGGCGTGGTCGGCGAAGGCGGGCAGGTGATCAGCGTCACCGTCGATGCGGGCGACTGGGTTTCGCAAGGTCAGGTGCTCGCGGTGATCGACCGCAGCGTTCAGGTCCGTCAGGCCGAGGCGCAGGCCGCGCAGATCGATGTCGCGCGCGCCGATGCCAATCTGGCGCAGGCCAATCTCGACCGTGCCCTCCAACTGGTCGCGCGCGGGTTCGTGTCCAAGGCCGATGTCGACCGTCTGACCGCGACCCGCGATGCCGCGGTCGCGCGCGTCAAGGTGGCGCAGGCGCAGCTGGGCGAACAGCGCGCGCGCAACCAGCGGCTCAACATCCTCGCGCCCGCCTCGGGCTATGTCCTCGCCCGCGCGGTGGAACCCGGGCAGACCGTGGGCGCAGGCAGCCCCGCATTGTTCACGATCGCCAGCGGCGGCGAGATGGAAATGCTCGCGCAGCTTTCCGAAGAACAGCTGTCCAAGCTGTCGGTCGGCACCGCAGCGACGATCACCCCGACCGGCTCCGAACAGAGCTTCAGCGGCCAGATCTGGCAGATCGCTCCGGTGATCGACCAGACCACCCGGCAGGGCACCGCACGCATCGCGCTGAGCTTCGCGCCCGAACTGCGCCCCGGCGGCTTTGCCACCGCGCGGATCAACAGCGGCAGCTTCAGCGCGACCGTGCTCCCCGAAAGCGCGGTGCTGGCCGATACCCAGGGCAGCTTCGTCTATGTCGTGGGCAAGGACAACAAGGCCACGCGCCGTGCGGTGAAAACCGGCGCGGTCACCGAACAGGGATTGGCGATCACCGAAGGGCTGAACGGCACCGAACGGGTGGTGCTGCGCGCCGGCGGGTTCCTGAATCCGGGTGAAACCGTCAACCCGCAGCCGCTCAAGAAGTAA
- a CDS encoding demethoxyubiquinone hydroxylase family protein: MDRKDIHRMIRVDQAGEFGATRIYEGQLAVMGDRGPQSAEIRHMAAQEAVHRAKFDALMAKRGVRPTALHPIWSAAGYVLGAGTALLGPEAAMACTAAVETEIDKHYSDQLDALEATGADPELAEMIAEFREEEREHRDAAFAHGAERAPAYPLLSGVIRLGCRIAIKVSERV; this comes from the coding sequence ATGGACCGCAAAGACATCCACCGCATGATCCGGGTCGACCAGGCCGGCGAATTCGGCGCGACCCGCATCTACGAAGGCCAGCTTGCCGTAATGGGCGACCGCGGGCCGCAATCGGCCGAGATCCGGCACATGGCAGCCCAGGAAGCCGTGCACCGCGCGAAGTTCGATGCGCTGATGGCCAAACGGGGCGTGCGCCCGACCGCGCTCCATCCGATCTGGTCGGCGGCAGGCTATGTGCTGGGTGCAGGCACCGCGCTGCTCGGCCCCGAGGCGGCGATGGCCTGCACCGCCGCGGTCGAGACCGAGATCGACAAGCACTATTCGGATCAGCTCGACGCGCTGGAGGCGACCGGGGCCGACCCCGAGCTTGCCGAAATGATCGCCGAATTCCGCGAGGAAGAGCGCGAGCACCGCGATGCCGCCTTCGCCCACGGCGCCGAACGCGCGCCGGCCTATCCGCTGTTGTCGGGGGTGATCCGGCTGGGCTGCCGGATCGCGATCAAAGTCAGCGAGCGGGTCTGA
- a CDS encoding YihY/virulence factor BrkB family protein — translation MALPFSLARLPARTWPVTRKVLIDTFNDGFIHAGNLAYLSMLAIFPFFILGAALFDLIGGRENAEALIFNVARAMPSSVATTIVPVAETVIAARSGWLLWLGGLVALWTVSSLIETIRDILRRAYDTKSGSSFFKKRLISIGLILGAVVLLMLSLFAQVMIGGAQEIIQTTVPEFATLIGALRLSRIVPGIGLAASLWILFVTLTPKSYRGRQWPKWPGALFTTLWWLAVSAALPVVLRSAFAYDLTYGSLAGSMVTLLFFWLVGLGLVIGAELNAALAVEGRTPTPEPAAKETTE, via the coding sequence ATGGCCCTGCCCTTCTCCCTCGCGCGTCTCCCCGCCCGCACATGGCCGGTGACGCGCAAGGTGCTGATCGATACCTTCAACGACGGGTTCATCCACGCGGGCAACCTTGCCTATCTGTCGATGCTGGCGATCTTCCCGTTCTTCATCCTGGGCGCGGCGCTGTTCGATCTGATCGGCGGGCGCGAGAATGCCGAGGCGCTGATCTTCAACGTCGCGCGCGCCATGCCATCCTCGGTCGCGACCACGATCGTTCCCGTCGCCGAAACGGTCATCGCCGCACGCTCGGGCTGGCTGTTGTGGCTGGGCGGGCTGGTGGCGCTGTGGACCGTGTCGAGCCTGATCGAGACGATCCGCGATATCCTGCGCCGTGCCTACGACACCAAGTCGGGCAGCAGCTTTTTCAAGAAGCGGCTGATTTCGATCGGGCTGATTCTGGGGGCGGTGGTGCTGCTGATGCTGTCGCTGTTCGCGCAGGTGATGATCGGCGGCGCGCAGGAGATCATTCAGACCACGGTGCCCGAATTCGCCACGCTGATCGGCGCGCTGCGCCTGTCGCGGATCGTGCCGGGGATCGGCCTTGCGGCCTCGCTGTGGATTTTGTTCGTCACGCTGACGCCCAAATCCTATCGCGGGCGGCAGTGGCCCAAATGGCCCGGCGCACTGTTCACCACGCTGTGGTGGCTCGCGGTGTCCGCCGCGCTGCCCGTGGTGCTGCGCAGCGCCTTTGCCTATGATCTGACCTATGGCAGTCTGGCGGGCAGCATGGTGACGCTGCTGTTTTTCTGGCTTGTCGGGCTGGGCCTCGTTATCGGCGCGGAATTGAATGCGGCACTGGCGGTCGAGGGGCGCACCCCCACGCCCGAACCCGCCGCCAAGGAGACGACGGAATGA
- a CDS encoding DnaJ C-terminal domain-containing protein yields MRDPYVILGIPRTASDADIKSAYRKLAKELHPDRNKDNPKAAEKFSDATRAYDLLSDKNKRAQFDRGEIDGEGNPANPFAGMGARPGYGRGGTYGAGPGGPGGAGPGDFGGFGGDDVDLGDLFEGLFGGRKAQAQAGARRGFGRQPPPPPPRRGADIQYRLAVPFVDAATGRDQRITLADGKAINLKLPAGVEDGTIMRLKDKGHPGTGGNGDGIVMVEVGTHPFFRREGDNIRMDLPVTLDEAVRGAKVKCPTADGAVMLTVKPGTSSGTVMRLAGKGWTKKNGKTTGGAPERGDQLVTIEIQLPADLAALEQRLDGWVDTARPREKFGL; encoded by the coding sequence ATGCGCGATCCTTACGTCATTCTCGGAATACCCCGCACCGCGTCCGACGCGGACATCAAGAGCGCCTATCGCAAGCTCGCCAAGGAGCTGCATCCGGACCGCAACAAGGACAATCCCAAGGCGGCGGAGAAATTCTCCGATGCGACCCGCGCCTATGATCTGCTGAGCGACAAGAACAAGCGCGCGCAGTTCGACCGCGGCGAGATCGATGGCGAAGGCAATCCGGCCAATCCCTTTGCGGGCATGGGCGCGCGCCCCGGTTACGGGCGCGGCGGCACCTATGGCGCGGGGCCGGGCGGCCCGGGCGGCGCAGGGCCGGGCGATTTCGGCGGCTTCGGCGGCGACGATGTCGATCTGGGCGATCTGTTCGAAGGGCTGTTCGGCGGGCGCAAGGCGCAGGCGCAGGCCGGCGCGCGGCGCGGTTTCGGCCGCCAGCCTCCGCCGCCCCCGCCCCGGCGCGGCGCGGATATCCAGTACCGGCTCGCAGTGCCTTTCGTCGATGCGGCTACCGGACGCGATCAGCGGATCACGCTGGCCGATGGCAAGGCGATCAACCTCAAACTGCCCGCCGGTGTCGAGGATGGCACGATAATGCGCCTCAAGGACAAGGGCCACCCCGGCACCGGCGGCAATGGTGACGGGATCGTGATGGTCGAAGTCGGCACGCACCCCTTCTTCCGGCGGGAGGGCGACAATATCCGCATGGACCTGCCCGTCACGCTCGACGAGGCGGTGCGCGGCGCGAAGGTCAAATGCCCCACGGCCGATGGCGCGGTGATGCTGACGGTGAAGCCCGGCACCTCCAGCGGCACGGTGATGCGGCTGGCAGGCAAGGGCTGGACGAAGAAGAACGGCAAGACCACCGGCGGCGCGCCCGAACGCGGCGACCAGCTGGTGACGATCGAAATCCAGTTGCCCGCCGATCTGGCGGCGCTGGAACAGCGGCTCGACGGGTGGGTCGATACTGCGCGCCCGCGGGAGAAGTTCGGCCTCTAG
- the mnmA gene encoding tRNA 2-thiouridine(34) synthase MnmA, which produces METPATLAAGASAALPLDREAAAALFDLPRAAADCRIVVAMSGGVDSSVVAALAHASGAEVIGITLQLYDYGAATGRKGACCAGDDIRDARAVADRLGIAHYVFDHESAFREDVVEQFADEYLAGRTPVPCIRCNMGPKFTDLFRMARELGADCLATGHYVRRVIANHGAELHRAFDPARDQSYFLYGTTDDQLAYLRFPLGGMPKPQVRELAEAAGLRNAAKPDSQDICFVPDGNYAGIVTKVRPEGAAPGNIVHAATGAVLGSHKGIVHFTVGQRKGLDIGGQPEPLYVIGLDAPSREVRVGPKRMLGVSAAQVTETNRIGPLPDGPLTAKVRSLAKPVPVTLEGTLGDGAAVTIRFAAPEYGVAPGQAAVIYAGDRVVGGGWIGATEKVAG; this is translated from the coding sequence ATGGAAACCCCTGCCACCCTTGCCGCCGGCGCGTCCGCCGCCCTGCCCCTTGACCGCGAAGCCGCCGCCGCGCTGTTCGATCTGCCGCGTGCCGCGGCCGATTGCCGGATCGTGGTCGCGATGAGCGGCGGGGTCGACAGTTCGGTGGTCGCCGCGCTCGCCCATGCCAGCGGCGCCGAAGTGATCGGGATCACGCTCCAGCTTTACGATTATGGCGCCGCGACGGGGCGCAAGGGCGCGTGCTGCGCGGGCGACGATATCCGCGATGCGCGCGCCGTGGCCGACCGGCTGGGGATCGCGCATTATGTCTTCGACCACGAAAGCGCGTTCCGCGAGGACGTGGTCGAACAATTCGCCGACGAATATCTCGCCGGGCGCACCCCGGTGCCCTGCATCCGCTGCAACATGGGCCCGAAATTCACCGACCTGTTCCGGATGGCGCGCGAGTTGGGCGCGGATTGCCTTGCCACGGGGCATTATGTCCGCCGCGTGATCGCGAACCACGGTGCCGAACTGCATCGCGCCTTCGACCCCGCGCGCGACCAGTCCTATTTCCTTTACGGCACCACCGACGATCAGCTTGCCTATCTGCGCTTCCCGCTGGGCGGGATGCCCAAGCCGCAGGTGCGCGAACTCGCCGAGGCCGCGGGCCTGCGCAACGCCGCGAAGCCCGATTCGCAGGACATCTGCTTTGTCCCCGATGGCAATTACGCCGGGATTGTCACCAAGGTCCGCCCCGAAGGCGCCGCGCCCGGCAACATTGTCCATGCCGCGACCGGCGCGGTGCTGGGTTCGCACAAGGGGATCGTCCATTTCACCGTGGGTCAGCGCAAGGGCCTCGACATCGGCGGGCAGCCCGAACCGCTCTACGTCATCGGCCTCGACGCGCCGAGCCGCGAAGTGCGCGTCGGCCCGAAGCGGATGCTGGGGGTGAGCGCGGCACAAGTGACCGAAACAAACCGGATCGGCCCACTTCCCGATGGCCCGCTAACCGCCAAGGTTCGCAGTCTGGCCAAGCCCGTGCCCGTGACACTCGAAGGCACGCTGGGCGACGGCGCGGCGGTGACGATCCGTTTCGCCGCGCCCGAATATGGCGTCGCGCCGGGACAGGCAGCGGTGATCTATGCAGGCGACCGCGTGGTCGGCGGCGGGTGGATCGGCGCAACCGAGAAGGTCGCCGGTTAG
- a CDS encoding DUF1153 domain-containing protein, which translates to MIENQDIRPAQVIGPLGEPLTLADLPSPQTKRWVVRRKAEVVAAVNGGLLTLDEALARYGLTLEEFASWQRAVDRSGMHGLRVTKIQHYRDLYERQLKY; encoded by the coding sequence ATGATTGAGAATCAGGATATCCGCCCCGCACAGGTAATCGGCCCGCTCGGCGAGCCGCTGACGCTTGCCGACCTGCCTTCTCCCCAGACCAAGCGCTGGGTGGTGCGGCGCAAGGCCGAGGTGGTGGCCGCGGTGAATGGCGGGCTGCTGACGCTCGACGAGGCGCTGGCGCGTTATGGCCTCACGCTCGAGGAATTCGCCTCGTGGCAGCGCGCGGTCGACCGTTCGGGGATGCATGGCCTGCGCGTCACCAAGATCCAGCATTACCGCGATCTCTACGAGCGCCAGCTGAAATACTGA
- a CDS encoding GlsB/YeaQ/YmgE family stress response membrane protein has translation MGWIVALIVGGIAGWLASKVMRRDASMGIILNIVVGCVGSVIGNAIAGPLFGVRGSVQQFSLTGMLIALLGAVVLLGIFNLVQRGRVR, from the coding sequence ATGGGATGGATTGTTGCACTGATCGTCGGCGGGATCGCCGGCTGGCTGGCGAGCAAGGTGATGCGGCGCGATGCGTCGATGGGGATCATTCTCAACATCGTGGTCGGCTGTGTCGGCTCGGTCATCGGCAATGCGATTGCCGGGCCATTGTTCGGCGTGCGCGGCAGCGTGCAGCAGTTTTCGCTGACCGGGATGCTGATCGCGCTCTTGGGCGCGGTGGTGCTGCTCGGCATCTTCAATCTCGTCCAGCGCGGCCGCGTGCGGTGA
- a CDS encoding disulfide bond formation protein B: MDNLAKARMLAVLVPAALLGGAYVGQYAFGLYPCEMCWWQRYPHFAALVLGVIAYVAKPPQVWTALAGLAILTSGLIGGFHAGVEYGWWEGITACSKPGAGVDIMDFNAAPLIRCDVAPWTLGGISLAGFNFLISSVAGAAIVALAAYRK; the protein is encoded by the coding sequence ATGGACAATCTTGCAAAGGCGCGGATGCTCGCCGTGCTGGTCCCGGCTGCACTGCTCGGCGGGGCCTATGTGGGGCAATATGCCTTCGGGCTCTACCCGTGCGAGATGTGCTGGTGGCAGCGTTACCCGCACTTTGCCGCGCTGGTGCTGGGCGTGATCGCCTATGTCGCCAAACCGCCGCAGGTGTGGACGGCGCTGGCGGGGCTGGCGATCCTGACCTCGGGGCTGATCGGCGGGTTCCATGCCGGGGTCGAATATGGCTGGTGGGAAGGCATCACCGCCTGTTCCAAGCCGGGTGCGGGCGTCGACATCATGGATTTCAACGCCGCGCCGCTGATCCGCTGCGATGTCGCGCCGTGGACGCTGGGCGGAATCAGCCTTGCAGGCTTCAACTTCCTGATTTCGAGCGTGGCGGGTGCGGCCATCGTGGCGCTCGCCGCGTATCGCAAGTGA